One genomic window of Psychrobacter cibarius includes the following:
- the gltA gene encoding citrate synthase, giving the protein MADTNAKLTVNGKEYEFPIIEGTLGRPVLDIAALQESGFWSYDPGFKVTAPVESKITYIDGGKGELLHRGYPIDQLANNAEYLEVAYALIHGDLPNAEQKADFFEKIRKHTGVHDQLRKFFEGFRRDAHPMAIMVGVVGALSAFYHEALDVSNEEHREITAIRLIAKMPTLAAMSYKYSQGEPFMYPRNDFSYAENFLYMMFATPADVDYKTNDVITRAMDKIFTLHADHEQNASTSTVRLAGSTGANPYACIAAGIAALWGPSHGGANEAVLEMLDEIGSVENVPEFMEKVKSREVKLMGFGHRVYKNFDPRAQVMKETCDEVLGALGINDPKLELAMALEKIALEDPFFVERNLYPNVDFYSGIILKAIGIPTSMFTVIFSLARTSGWISHWLEMHSTPFKIGRPRQLYTGETHRDFVKVEDRK; this is encoded by the coding sequence ATGGCTGACACTAATGCCAAACTAACCGTCAATGGTAAAGAATACGAGTTTCCTATTATCGAAGGTACTTTAGGGCGTCCAGTTCTAGATATTGCTGCTCTACAAGAATCAGGATTTTGGTCTTATGACCCTGGCTTTAAAGTAACCGCTCCTGTTGAATCAAAGATTACTTATATTGATGGCGGTAAAGGTGAGCTACTACACCGCGGCTACCCTATCGATCAATTGGCAAACAATGCTGAATATCTAGAAGTGGCTTATGCCTTGATTCATGGCGACTTGCCGAACGCTGAGCAAAAAGCAGATTTCTTTGAAAAAATCCGTAAGCATACGGGTGTTCATGATCAATTGCGCAAGTTCTTTGAAGGCTTCCGCCGTGACGCACATCCAATGGCCATTATGGTTGGTGTCGTTGGTGCTTTATCCGCGTTTTATCATGAAGCATTAGACGTCAGTAACGAAGAGCATCGTGAAATCACGGCTATCCGTCTAATCGCTAAAATGCCAACGCTTGCTGCGATGAGTTATAAATACTCGCAAGGCGAACCGTTCATGTATCCACGCAATGACTTTAGCTATGCTGAAAACTTCTTGTACATGATGTTTGCCACGCCTGCTGATGTTGATTATAAAACCAATGACGTTATCACTCGTGCCATGGATAAAATCTTTACTTTGCATGCTGACCATGAGCAAAACGCGTCAACGTCTACGGTACGTCTAGCAGGTTCTACTGGCGCTAACCCGTATGCGTGTATCGCTGCTGGTATCGCCGCCCTTTGGGGACCATCACATGGCGGCGCGAACGAAGCCGTGCTTGAGATGTTAGATGAGATCGGTTCAGTTGAAAATGTGCCTGAATTCATGGAAAAAGTGAAGAGCCGTGAAGTGAAGCTCATGGGCTTTGGTCATCGCGTTTATAAAAACTTTGATCCACGCGCACAAGTGATGAAAGAAACTTGTGACGAAGTATTAGGCGCATTGGGCATCAATGATCCTAAGCTTGAGCTTGCCATGGCACTTGAGAAAATCGCTTTAGAAGACCCGTTCTTCGTTGAGCGTAACTTGTATCCAAACGTTGATTTTTACTCGGGCATTATCCTTAAAGCCATCGGTATCCCAACGTCAATGTTTACCGTTATTTTCTCATTGGCTCGTACTTCTGGTTGGATCAGCCATTGGTTAGAGATGCACAGCACACCGTTCAAAATTGGTCGTCCACGTCAGTTATACACTGGTGAAACGCATCGCGACTTTGTTAAAGTTGAAGACCGTAAATAG